The Nocardioides sp. S-1144 genome includes a region encoding these proteins:
- a CDS encoding isochorismate synthase, with amino-acid sequence MTQGAPAGGAAPHALPLVVRTAALDADAVASLVDLLPAGDPVAWLRRGDGVVGWGVAASVRTGGPRRFEDADAWWAEQAAHAVVRDDVDLPGSGLVCFGSFAFTDGVAEESVLVVPEVVVGRRDGVTWVTTVARGELRLHDVPLEPQPAPPGPVNLRFADGARSGEEWMGVVADAVARIGAGDLEKVVLARDLIATSDEPVDVRYPVRRLAEAYPTCWTFHVDGLFGATPELLVRRERGLVTSRVLAGTIRRTGDDERDLALAATLARSSKDLEEHEYAVRSVADALGPHCSSMNVPEAPFVLHLPNVMHLATDVAGVVGVVGDAVAVSSLALAAALHPSAAVGGTPTRVATDLIAEIEGMRRGRYAGPVGWMDATGDGEWGIALRSAEIEGPSRTTVRLFAGCGIVADSDPAAELVESQAKLVPVRDALG; translated from the coding sequence GTGACCCAAGGTGCTCCGGCGGGCGGCGCGGCGCCCCACGCCCTGCCGCTGGTCGTCCGGACCGCGGCCCTCGACGCCGACGCCGTCGCCTCCCTCGTCGACCTGCTCCCCGCCGGCGACCCGGTCGCCTGGCTGCGCCGCGGCGACGGCGTCGTGGGGTGGGGCGTCGCCGCGTCCGTGCGCACCGGCGGCCCGCGCCGCTTCGAGGACGCCGACGCCTGGTGGGCCGAGCAGGCCGCGCACGCCGTCGTCCGCGACGACGTCGACCTGCCCGGCAGCGGTTTGGTCTGCTTCGGCTCCTTCGCCTTCACCGACGGGGTCGCCGAGGAGTCGGTGCTCGTCGTCCCGGAGGTCGTCGTCGGCCGCCGCGACGGCGTCACCTGGGTCACCACCGTCGCCCGCGGCGAGCTGCGCCTGCACGACGTCCCGCTCGAGCCGCAGCCGGCCCCGCCCGGCCCGGTCAACCTCCGCTTCGCCGACGGCGCGCGCAGCGGCGAGGAGTGGATGGGCGTCGTCGCCGACGCCGTCGCCCGGATCGGCGCCGGCGACCTGGAGAAGGTGGTGCTCGCGCGTGACCTGATCGCCACCTCCGACGAGCCGGTCGACGTCCGCTACCCGGTGCGCCGGCTGGCCGAGGCCTACCCCACCTGCTGGACCTTCCACGTCGACGGCCTGTTCGGCGCGACGCCCGAGCTGCTCGTGCGCCGCGAGCGCGGCCTGGTCACCTCCCGCGTGCTGGCCGGCACCATCCGCCGCACCGGCGACGACGAGCGCGACCTGGCCCTGGCCGCCACCCTGGCCCGCTCGTCGAAGGACCTCGAGGAGCACGAGTACGCCGTCCGCTCGGTCGCCGATGCCCTCGGCCCGCACTGCTCGTCGATGAACGTGCCCGAGGCGCCGTTCGTGCTGCACCTGCCCAACGTCATGCACCTGGCCACCGACGTGGCCGGGGTGGTCGGGGTCGTCGGCGACGCCGTGGCGGTCTCCTCGCTGGCCCTGGCCGCCGCGCTGCACCCCTCGGCCGCCGTCGGCGGCACCCCGACCCGGGTCGCGACCGACCTGATCGCCGAGATCGAGGGCATGCGACGCGGCCGCTACGCCGGGCCGGTCGGCTGGATGGACGCCACCGGCGACGGCGAGTGGGGCATCGCGCTGCGCTCGGCCGAGATCGAGGGCCCCTCCCGGACCACGGTCCGGCTCTTCGCCGGCTGCGGCATCGTCGCCGACTCCGACCCCGCCGCCGAGCTGGTCGAGTCGCAGGCCAAGCTCGTCCCGGTCCGCGACGCCCTGGGCTGA
- a CDS encoding MBL fold metallo-hydrolase: MRLTKFGHACVRVEHDGVVVVIDPGSFTQREAVDGADVVLVTHQHPDHLDVEHLRAAGSGGAAIHTIGAVADEIRAQAPDVAERVAVVAPGDVLDVGVPVRVVGEKHAVIHADYPRIDNSGFLLTLGDQRVYHPGDALVGPGEPVDVLLAPVSAPWLKIGEAIDFVRDVAAPRTLAVHDRVYSEVGLGMVAMHMDNLALGGPDSGRTFVRLADGADLG; the protein is encoded by the coding sequence ATGAGGCTCACCAAGTTCGGCCACGCCTGCGTCCGGGTCGAGCACGACGGCGTCGTGGTGGTCATCGACCCCGGCTCGTTCACGCAGCGCGAGGCTGTCGACGGTGCGGACGTCGTCCTGGTCACCCACCAGCACCCCGACCACCTCGACGTCGAGCACCTGCGCGCGGCCGGCTCCGGCGGCGCGGCGATCCACACGATCGGCGCCGTGGCCGACGAGATCCGTGCCCAGGCGCCGGACGTCGCCGAGCGGGTCGCCGTGGTCGCGCCGGGCGACGTCCTCGACGTCGGGGTCCCGGTGCGCGTGGTGGGCGAGAAGCACGCCGTCATCCACGCCGACTACCCGCGCATCGACAACTCCGGCTTCCTGCTCACCCTCGGCGACCAGCGGGTCTACCACCCCGGCGACGCGCTCGTCGGTCCCGGCGAGCCGGTCGACGTGCTGCTCGCGCCGGTCTCCGCGCCGTGGCTCAAGATCGGCGAGGCGATCGACTTCGTGCGCGACGTCGCCGCCCCGCGCACCCTCGCCGTCCACGACCGCGTCTACAGCGAGGTCGGTCTCGGCATGGTCGCCATGCACATGGACAACCTCGCCCTCGGCGGCCCCGACAGCGGCCGCACGTTCGTCCGGCTCGCCGACGGCGCCGACCTGGGCTGA